The proteins below are encoded in one region of Colletotrichum lupini chromosome 5, complete sequence:
- a CDS encoding M protein repeat protein → MADAEEKAKAEKLAAARKRVEELKKKKTKKAAGSSKKEKAEPTAAEPSVSKDKDPEAEPTTPADPATEDTKEDEKEATEAIAEQPASPTASQPSLAQQSKLRSASFRQGSVSAGNGPLSRSAEAPEGETATDIYRKQHARIEELERENKRLAKDSTDAERRWKKAEEELADLRETEGESKGGPDSQVENLKSEIEALQRQNSQLQQQASRAGGRHGSSPSVSMSSPPAELEAQLASKTATIESMEIEISKLRAQVDRQTSGTSSEKEQIAALEEKLARSEKAATKAQQELTDLRKNLDRTAEKAVREGSERTSAETKLRSLEHDLADSIDARLEAEKKADGLEKKVTTLTTLHKEQDTRTQTLRKEKERAEKEVSELKARVESLESENTRLRSRKSTEGGGGLDDDGVDELENEERLRLEKKVRDLEAEVYELRHGHWQEKRRELNSPSFENVDLGGSRGTSPSAQRKQAAGGGIGDFFQSGINALTGTGDDELLLDDDDMDFDEDAFRRAQEDDAKKRIERIKEIKRTLKNWEGWRLDLVENRRGGSEGVGDVFEV, encoded by the exons ATGGCCGACGCTGAAGAGAAGGCCAAGGCCGAAAAGCTCGCCGCCGCCAGAAAGCGA GTGGAAGAAttgaaaaagaagaagacgaagaaggcCGCTGGCTCATCCAAGAAGGAAAAGGCCGAGCCAACAGCGGCAGAACCCAGCGTCTCGAAGGACAAGGACCCCGAAGCCGAACCCACGACACCCGCCGATCCTGCCACCGAAGACACAAAAGAGGACGAGAAGGAAGCTACGGAAGCTATCGCGGAGCAACCAGCATCGCCAACTGCATCTCAACCTTCGCTAGCCCAACAGTCCAAGCTCCGTTCTGCGTCCTTCCGACAAGGGTCCGTCTCCGCCGGCAATGGTCCTCTTTCGCGCAGCGCCGAGGCTCCTGAAGGCGAGACCGCCACCGATATCTATCGAAAGCAGCACGCTCGGATAGAGGAGCTTGAGAGAGAGAATAAGCGTCTAGCCAAGGACTCCACCGATGCGGAGAGGAGGTGGAAGAAGGCCGAGGAGGAGCTGGCTGATTTGCGTGAGACTGAGGGCGAGAGCAAGGGCGGTCCAGACAGCCAAGTCGAAAACCTG AAATCCGAGATCGAGGCCCTTCAGCGCCAGAACTCTCAGCTCCAGCAACAAGCTTCCCGTGCAGGTGGCCGTCACGGATCCTCGCCATCGGTATCGATGTCTTCTCCCCCAGCCGAGCTCGAGGCTCAGCTTGCCTCCAAAACCGCCACTATCGAGTCGATGGAGATTGAAATATCAAAGCTCCGCGCACAAGTGGATCGTCAGACTAGCGGCACGTCCTCCGAGAAGGAGCAGATTGCGGCTCTGGAAGAGAAGCTCGCGCGATCTGAAAAGGCCGCCACTAAGGCACAGCAAGAACTGACTGACTTGCGGAAGAACCTCGACCGTACGGCGGAAAAGGCTGTCCGTGAGGGTAGCGAACGCACGAGCGCAGAGACAAAGCTCCGCAGCTTGGAGCACGACCTCGCCGACTCGATCGATGCCAGGCTGGAGGCAGAGAAGAAGGCCGACGGCCTGGAAAAGAAGGTTACGACGCTGACCACGCTTCACAAGGAGCAAGACACGCGCACCCAGACGTTGCGGAAGGAAAAGGAGCGCGCCGAAAAGGAGGTCAGCGAACTCAAGGCGCGGGTTGAGAGCCTCGAGAGCGAGAACACGAGGTTACGGAGCCGTAAGTCCACTGAGGGCGGTGGCGGCCTGGATGATGACGGTGTCGATGAGCTCGAGAACGAGGAGCGCCTGCGTCTCGAGAAGAAGGTACGCGACCTCGAAGCCGAGGTATACGAGCTTCGCCACGGGCATTGGCAGGAGAAGCGCCGAGAGCTCAATAGCCCCAGCTTCGAGAACGTGGACCTTGGCGGGAGCCGCGGCACGTCGCCATCAGCGCAGAGGAAGCAAGCAGCCGGCGGTGGCATCGGAGACTTTTTCCAAAGTGGAATCAATGCGCTCACCGGGACGGGAGATGACGAGCTGCtcctcgacgacgacgatatgGACTTTGACGAGGACGCGTTCCGCCGCGCGCAAGAGGACGACGCGAAGAAGCGTATCGAGCGCATCAAAGAGATTAAGCGCACGCTCAAGAACTGGGAGGGGTGGAGGTTGGACCTTGTCGAGAACCGGCGGGGCGGATCCGAGGGCGTGGGTGATGTGTTTGAGGTCTAG
- a CDS encoding C2H2 transcription factor, protein MSVVYEPRNFMHDGSYPPIGDHDHDHVLDQTGQYQASDVPDLASYNPTSSMLGDDRSLMPDGLDDASVGVPDATRLDLSAPPTLASLPSSLPPALPEPLPSNNKDEGEASTPTSRVKCIAKPEREVTKQPDGKFYCTFPGCTEETQIFTRKCEWSKHMDKHERPYRCAAEGCEKLPGFTYSGGLLRHEREVHGKHGGPKNTVNCPHPNCKRHTGKGFSRQENLNEHLRRVHTSDGSSTVQEDIQTGSDGDSDKAIGFGAGNKRKRSRKGSDAGLDELREEIKRVRMENEELRQQLDRQGQHSFAMMSQIAELQDALRTNLDPSGLGAPTATML, encoded by the exons ATGAGCGTCGTCTACGAACCCCGTAATTTCATGCACGATGGCTCGTATCCTCCCATCGGCGATCACGATCACGACCATGTCCTCGATCAGACTGGGCAATACCAGGCGTCCGACGTCCCGGACCTCGCCTCCTACAATCCGACGTCCTCGATGCTCGGCGACGACCGGTCTCTAATGCCGGACGGTCTTGACGATGCCTCTGTTGGCGTCCCAGATGCGACGCGACTCGATCTTTCAGCGCCTCCCACTCTTGCCTCCCTACCTTCGAGTCTTCCTCCGGCGCTTCCCGAGCCCCTGCCATCAAACAACAAGGACGAGGGCGAGGCCTCGACTCCTACGTCGAGGGTTAAGTGCATAGCAAAGCCTGAACGCGAGGTGACGAAACAGCCTGATGGAAAGTTCTACTGTACTTTCCCGGGATGCACGGAAGAGACTCAAATTTTCACCCGGAAATGCGAATGGAG CAAACACATGGACAAACACGAGCGACCTTACCGATGCGCTGCTGAGGGTTGCGAAAAGCTTCCCGGCTTCACATACTCCGGCGGCCTCCTCCGCCACGAGCGCGAAGTTCACGGCAAGCACGGCGGTCCAAAGAACACGGTCAACTGTCCCCATCCGAACTGCAAGCGTCATACTGGAAAGGGCTTCTCACGGCAAGAGAACCTTAATGAGCATCTACGACGAGTACACACGAGCGACGGTTCCAGCACGGTTCAAGAAGACATCCAAACCGGTAGTGACGGTGACAGTGACAAGGCTATTGGATTCGGCGCAGGCAACAAGCGAAAGCGCTCCCGGAAGGGATCTGACGCTGGTCTGGACGAGCTGCGCGAGGAGATCAAGCGCGTACGCATGGAGAATGAAGAGTTGCGCCAGCAACTCGACAGACAGGGCCAGCACAGCTTCGCCATGATGTCGCAGATTGCAGAGCTCCAGGATGCGCTGCGGACGAACCTCGATCCGTCCGGACTCGGCGCTCCCACCGCCACGATGTTGTGA